In Chrysoperla carnea chromosome 2, inChrCarn1.1, whole genome shotgun sequence, the following proteins share a genomic window:
- the LOC123293532 gene encoding rab GDP dissociation inhibitor alpha, giving the protein MDEEYDAIVLGTGLKECILSGMLSVSGKKVLHIDRNKYYGGESASITPLEELFSRFGAPVPDESYGRGRDWNVDLIPKFLMANGLLVKLLIHTGVTRYLEFKSVEGSYVYKGGKISKVPVDQKEALASDLMGMFEKRRFRNFLIYVQDLKEDDPKTWKDFDPTTSNMVALYDKFGLDKNTQDFTGHALALYRDDDYLVQPAIQTIQRIKLYSDSLARYGKSPYLYPMYGLGELPQGFARLSAIYGGTYMLDKPIDEIVIGEGGRVTGVRSGNEIAKCKQVYCDPSYVPEKIRKKGQVIRCICLMDHPVPNTKDALSTQIIIPQKQVNRRSDIYVSLISYTHQVAAKGWFIAMVSTTVETDNPENEIKPGLELLGPIRQKFVSVSDYFEPTDNGEETQIFISESYDATTHFETTCLDVLDIFKRGTGEEFDFSKIKLELGDEEQ; this is encoded by the exons ATGGATGAAGAATACGATGCAATTGTGTTAGGCACCGGGCTTAAAGAATGTATTTTAAGTGGAATGTTATCAGTGTCAGGAAAAAAAGTCTTACACATCGATCGAAACAAATATTACGGTGGGGAGTCGGCCTCCATCACGCCTCTTGAAGAATTGTTTTCACGTTTTGGTGCCCCAGTTCCCGATGAATCTTATGGCCGTGGACGTGACTGGAATGTTGATTTAATCCCGAAATTTTTAATGGCAAATGGCCTTTTAGTTAAATTGTTAATACATACGGGCGTGACTCGTTATTTGGAATTTAAATCTGTTGAAGGTAGTTATGTGTACAAAGGTGGTAAAATTTCAAAG GTGCCTGTTGATCAAAAAGAAGCATTGGCATCAGACTTGATGGGCATGTTTGAAAAACGACGTTTtcgaaatttcttaatatatgtGCAAGATTTAAAAGAAGATGATCCAAAAACATGGAAAGATTTTGATCCAACAACATCGAATATGGTTGCTCTCTATGATAAATTTGGTTTAGATAAGAATACACAAGATTTTACTGGACATGCTTTGGCATTATATCGTGATGATGATTATTTGGTACAGCCAGCAATTCAAACAATTCAACGAATTAAATTGTATTCAGATTCATTGGCACGTTATGGTAAATCACCGTATCTTTATCCAATGTATGGTCTTGGAGAATTACCTCAag GTTTTGCACGTTTGTCTGCTATATATGGTGGAACATATATGTTAGATAAACCAATCGATGAAATTGTTATCGGGGAAGGTGGTCGTGTAACAGGTGTTCGTTCTGGAAATGAAATAGCCAAGTGTAAACAAGTATATTGTGATCCTAGTTATGTTCccgaaaaaattcgtaaaaaggGACAAGTAATCCGTTGTATTTGTCTGATGGATCATCCAGTACCAAATACAAAGGATGCATTATCTACACAAATTATCATTCCTCAAAAACAG GTGAATCGTCGTTCTGACATTTATGTATCATTAATCAGTTACACTCATCAAGTAGCTGCCAAAGGATGGTTTATTGCTATGGTATCAACTACCGTTGAAACTGATAATCCTGAAAATGAAATCAAACCGGGTTTAGAATTACTTGGGCCAATACGTCAGAAATTCGTATCTGTATCAGATTACTTTGAACCAACTGACAATGGTGAagaaacacaaatatttatatctgAATCATATGATGCAACAACACACTTTGAAACCACTTGCCTTGATGTGCTTGATATCTTCAAGAGAGGAACCGGCGAAGAAtttgatttctcaaaaattaaacttgaattaGGTGACGAAGAACAGTag